In a single window of the Natronosalvus caseinilyticus genome:
- a CDS encoding helix-turn-helix domain-containing protein — MSTIAEFRIPASDTAMETTFERAPQARLELESSVSKTLPSIWVSGTTCEAIENAFAADDTIERFELVASAEDRLLYDVDSERGQYLYDELLSSGGSLLEASGVDSWWQFKMRFRTREHLVDTHETLESQGITVDLIRVTDVSTVSTGNTRLTPEQHEALTAAFEKGYFKIPRQISMEELASDLGISHQALSERLRRAYGTLVDAEVQPVTEQTTD, encoded by the coding sequence ATGTCGACGATTGCCGAGTTTCGGATCCCGGCCTCGGATACGGCGATGGAGACGACGTTCGAGCGCGCCCCACAGGCCAGGCTCGAACTCGAGTCCTCCGTGTCGAAGACGCTCCCGTCGATCTGGGTCTCGGGGACGACCTGCGAGGCGATCGAGAACGCCTTCGCGGCCGACGACACGATCGAGCGATTCGAACTGGTCGCGAGCGCCGAAGACCGACTCCTCTACGACGTCGACTCCGAGCGCGGACAGTACCTCTACGACGAGTTGCTCTCCTCCGGCGGTTCGCTGCTCGAGGCGAGCGGCGTCGATTCCTGGTGGCAGTTCAAGATGCGGTTTCGGACGCGCGAGCACCTCGTCGATACTCACGAGACCCTCGAGAGCCAGGGGATTACGGTCGACCTGATCCGCGTCACTGACGTCTCGACGGTGTCGACGGGGAACACGCGGCTCACGCCGGAGCAACACGAGGCGTTGACGGCTGCGTTCGAGAAGGGGTACTTCAAGATTCCGCGCCAGATTTCGATGGAGGAACTCGCGAGCGACCTCGGCATCTCCCATCAGGCGCTCTCGGAACGATTGCGCCGCGCGTACGGGACGCTGGTCGACGCGGAGGTACAACCGGTGACCGAGCAGACGACCGACTAG
- a CDS encoding HAD family hydrolase, giving the protein MVSEYDFWLLDLDGTLVDVEWSYTRDVFDRVGDRLGREFTDREADILWNGLTGSRDAQLRAWGIEPSAFWDAFHAEEDPLVRAEQTYLHEDAAFVGDLETPVGLVTHCQQFLADPVLDHVGIRDWFDDVLCCTPETGWKPDPTPVERVMTNLGVAKNGHKGVLAGDGAGDVGAAWNAGLDAIHVERVGHDRRGRCVLGDYRVQSFEELF; this is encoded by the coding sequence ATGGTCTCGGAGTACGACTTCTGGCTCCTCGATCTCGACGGAACCCTAGTCGACGTCGAGTGGTCCTACACCCGCGACGTGTTCGACCGCGTCGGCGACCGGCTCGGTCGAGAGTTCACCGACCGGGAGGCCGACATCCTCTGGAACGGGCTCACCGGCTCTCGCGACGCCCAGCTCAGGGCCTGGGGCATCGAGCCGTCGGCGTTCTGGGACGCCTTCCACGCCGAGGAGGATCCGCTCGTCCGCGCCGAACAGACGTACCTCCACGAGGACGCCGCGTTCGTCGGCGACCTCGAGACGCCAGTCGGACTCGTCACCCACTGCCAGCAGTTCCTGGCCGATCCCGTCCTCGACCACGTCGGGATTCGCGACTGGTTCGACGACGTGCTGTGCTGTACCCCGGAGACGGGCTGGAAGCCCGACCCCACGCCCGTCGAACGGGTGATGACGAACCTGGGCGTCGCGAAAAACGGACACAAGGGCGTCCTCGCTGGCGACGGTGCCGGGGACGTCGGCGCCGCCTGGAACGCGGGTCTCGACGCGATTCACGTCGAACGCGTCGGCCACGACCGGCGCGGACGCTGCGTGCTCGGCGACTACCGCGTCCAGTCGTTCGAAGAACTGTTCTAG
- a CDS encoding HVO_0649 family zinc finger protein yields the protein MSIQRSRSPFERLRQRLDRTSARCRECGYDGDDAGWHVTTSGRSVHYRFVCPSCAGVETREVRLETPRR from the coding sequence ATGTCTATACAACGAAGTCGGTCGCCGTTCGAACGACTGCGCCAGCGACTCGACCGAACCAGCGCCCGGTGCCGAGAGTGCGGCTACGACGGCGACGACGCGGGCTGGCACGTGACGACGTCCGGACGGTCCGTCCACTACCGGTTCGTCTGTCCCTCCTGTGCCGGCGTCGAGACGAGGGAAGTCAGGCTCGAGACACCGCGTCGGTGA
- a CDS encoding bacterio-opsin activator domain-containing protein, producing MDDTDGRHGEGDVDRAVMARAIDEAPIGVSLSDPSREDNPLVYVNPAFERLTGYDGEAVLGRNCRFLQGPDSSPEVVAEMRAAIEEERPTTVELRNYRDDGTEFWNEVTIAPVRDEAGTVTHYVGFQNDVTARKAAEFALEERTEELEYILDRVEGLIQDMTSVVAGSTSRSDLETAVCSRIAEEAAYEGVWIGERNPATDTLEVRASVGVDPGDVPIEADHPATTTLDTGSVAVDTIEGWTHASFPLDYNGVEYGTLTVCSAAERDVDDRETIILSALTRAVASGINARETSRMLATDAVVVVELEIRDRALAPVAISAETDGRLEYRRSVHRTGDDTASLFTVTNADAEELAAAADGLEGIDLAVLVERTDRTLIELDAEDDLVEWLSERGILVQSIEAEDGRARVSLGIPHSTNVRGVVEAVQARYDGADVLSFRQRERGGETSEEFAAGLEDALTDRQFASLQRAYLGGYFEWPRPTTGEELASSMGVSRPTFHEHLRNAEAKLCRAFFGDERAEE from the coding sequence ATGGACGACACGGACGGACGACACGGAGAAGGTGACGTTGACCGAGCCGTGATGGCGAGGGCTATTGACGAGGCACCGATCGGTGTCTCGCTCTCCGATCCGTCCCGCGAGGACAACCCGCTGGTGTACGTCAATCCGGCCTTCGAGCGACTCACCGGCTACGACGGCGAGGCGGTTCTCGGACGAAACTGTCGGTTCCTCCAGGGGCCGGACTCGAGCCCCGAAGTCGTCGCGGAAATGCGGGCCGCTATCGAGGAAGAACGGCCGACGACAGTCGAACTCCGGAACTACCGAGATGACGGCACCGAGTTCTGGAACGAGGTGACGATCGCCCCCGTTCGTGACGAGGCGGGAACCGTCACACACTACGTCGGCTTCCAGAACGACGTCACGGCCAGAAAGGCAGCCGAGTTCGCCCTCGAGGAACGAACCGAGGAACTGGAGTACATCCTCGATCGCGTCGAGGGCCTGATCCAGGACATGACCAGTGTCGTCGCCGGATCGACCTCCCGGAGCGACCTCGAGACCGCAGTGTGTAGCCGAATCGCCGAGGAAGCCGCCTACGAGGGCGTCTGGATCGGCGAACGCAATCCCGCAACAGACACGCTCGAGGTGCGAGCGAGCGTCGGCGTCGATCCCGGCGACGTGCCGATCGAGGCCGACCACCCGGCGACGACCACCCTCGACACGGGGTCGGTCGCCGTCGATACGATCGAGGGGTGGACCCACGCCTCGTTTCCGCTCGACTACAACGGCGTCGAGTACGGAACGCTGACGGTCTGCAGCGCCGCCGAACGCGACGTCGACGACCGGGAAACGATCATCCTCTCGGCACTGACGCGAGCGGTCGCCAGCGGGATCAATGCCCGGGAGACGAGTCGCATGCTCGCGACGGACGCCGTCGTCGTCGTCGAACTCGAGATCCGCGACCGCGCCCTCGCGCCGGTCGCGATCAGCGCGGAGACGGACGGCCGCCTCGAGTACCGCCGATCGGTTCACCGAACGGGCGACGACACGGCATCGCTGTTTACGGTCACGAACGCCGACGCCGAAGAACTGGCGGCGGCCGCCGACGGTCTCGAGGGAATCGATCTCGCCGTTCTCGTCGAGCGGACGGACCGCACGCTGATCGAACTCGACGCCGAGGACGACCTCGTCGAGTGGCTCTCCGAACGCGGCATCCTCGTCCAGTCGATCGAGGCCGAAGACGGCCGTGCCCGGGTCAGCCTCGGGATTCCACACTCGACGAACGTTCGTGGCGTCGTCGAGGCGGTTCAGGCTCGCTACGACGGGGCGGACGTGCTCTCGTTTCGACAGCGCGAACGCGGCGGCGAGACCAGCGAGGAGTTCGCCGCCGGACTCGAGGACGCACTCACCGACCGCCAGTTCGCCTCCCTCCAGCGGGCCTACCTCGGCGGCTACTTCGAGTGGCCCCGTCCGACCACCGGTGAGGAACTCGCCAGTTCGATGGGGGTCTCCCGACCGACGTTTCACGAACACCTCAGAAATGCCGAAGCGAAACTCTGTCGGGCGTTCTTCGGCGACGAGCGGGCCGAAGAATGA
- a CDS encoding DUF1328 family protein, whose protein sequence is MLEIPLQIGGGGFLYWAIIFFVLAIIAAAVGARGVAGVSMEIARIFVLIFIILAIVALLL, encoded by the coding sequence ATGCTCGAGATCCCGCTTCAGATCGGTGGCGGCGGCTTCCTGTACTGGGCGATCATCTTCTTCGTCCTGGCGATTATCGCCGCGGCGGTCGGTGCCCGCGGCGTCGCCGGGGTGAGTATGGAGATCGCACGGATCTTCGTGTTGATCTTCATCATCCTCGCGATCGTCGCCCTGTTACTGTAG
- a CDS encoding aldehyde ferredoxin oxidoreductase family protein, translated as MTELGGFHDRVARIDLSSGSVDYEPIDDEDARKYIGARGLGVKYVFENGPDVDPEGPENLLAFMNGPLTGSQVPMSGRIAVCTKSPLTGTVTDSHHGGWSGARLKWAGFDGLLFEGKADEPVYAVVEDGEVELRDAAHLWGSGVHETRDRLEEEVDGSYGKNLSLMAIGPGGENGVKYACIMNEDDRASGRGGTGCVMGSKNLKAVVVKSTTKMPKPADQETFREGHQQAMKAIQESDVTAPNEGGLSMYGTNVLMNIGEEMDGLPTKNAQYTSTESMREAEGVDIDAERVSGENVRENILVDEPTCHSCPVACKKEVEVQTMHKGEEMNVRTESYEYESAYALGPNSGHTDRDAVALMIERCNDVGVDTIETGNMMAMAMEMSEQGKLEEGDLEWGDYETMIDMIDRIGRREDDLADLLAEGPRRVADRKDAQDNSLAVKGQTIAAYDPRCMKGMGIGYATSNRGACHLRGYTPAAEILGIPEKVDPYEWEGKGELTAAFQDLHAISDSFDICKFNAFAEGIEEYVSQYNGMTGLDVSEDELMEAGERIYNLERYYNNLAGFDGADDSLPDRFLEDGIRGQGASEGEYCELEEMKEEYYEHRGWVDGVVPDEKLDELGIDMGPGTGVSAGDSPAPADD; from the coding sequence ATGACAGAACTCGGCGGCTTTCACGACAGGGTTGCTCGCATCGATCTCTCCTCGGGGTCGGTCGACTACGAGCCGATCGACGACGAGGACGCAAGGAAGTACATCGGGGCTCGCGGACTCGGCGTAAAGTACGTCTTCGAGAACGGACCAGACGTCGATCCCGAGGGGCCAGAGAACCTGCTCGCGTTCATGAACGGTCCGCTCACTGGCTCGCAGGTCCCGATGTCCGGTCGGATCGCGGTCTGTACCAAATCGCCGCTGACCGGCACCGTCACCGACAGCCACCACGGCGGCTGGTCCGGTGCACGGCTCAAGTGGGCCGGCTTCGACGGCCTGCTGTTCGAAGGCAAGGCCGACGAGCCCGTCTACGCCGTCGTCGAGGACGGCGAGGTCGAACTCCGTGACGCCGCTCACCTCTGGGGAAGCGGTGTCCACGAGACGCGCGACCGACTCGAGGAGGAAGTAGACGGCTCCTACGGCAAGAACCTCTCGCTGATGGCCATCGGCCCGGGCGGCGAGAACGGCGTGAAGTACGCCTGCATTATGAACGAGGACGATCGGGCCTCCGGTCGGGGTGGCACCGGCTGCGTGATGGGGTCGAAGAACCTCAAGGCGGTCGTCGTCAAGTCGACGACGAAGATGCCAAAGCCCGCGGATCAGGAGACGTTCAGGGAGGGACACCAGCAAGCGATGAAGGCGATCCAGGAGTCGGACGTCACCGCACCCAACGAGGGCGGCCTCTCGATGTACGGGACGAACGTCCTGATGAACATCGGCGAAGAGATGGACGGCCTCCCGACGAAGAACGCCCAGTACACCTCGACCGAGAGCATGCGCGAGGCCGAAGGCGTCGACATCGACGCCGAGCGCGTCTCCGGCGAGAACGTCCGCGAGAACATCCTCGTCGACGAACCGACCTGTCACTCCTGTCCGGTCGCCTGCAAGAAGGAAGTCGAGGTGCAGACCATGCACAAGGGCGAGGAGATGAACGTCCGGACGGAGTCCTACGAGTACGAGTCGGCCTACGCGCTCGGCCCGAACTCGGGACACACCGACCGCGACGCCGTCGCCCTCATGATCGAGCGCTGTAACGACGTGGGCGTCGACACCATCGAGACGGGCAACATGATGGCAATGGCCATGGAGATGTCCGAGCAGGGCAAACTCGAGGAAGGCGACCTCGAGTGGGGCGACTACGAGACGATGATCGACATGATCGACCGAATCGGTCGCCGCGAGGACGACCTCGCCGACCTGCTCGCGGAGGGGCCGCGCCGGGTCGCCGACCGCAAGGACGCCCAGGACAACTCGCTCGCAGTCAAGGGCCAGACCATCGCCGCTTACGACCCGCGCTGCATGAAGGGGATGGGCATCGGCTACGCCACCTCGAACCGGGGCGCGTGTCACCTGCGCGGGTACACGCCCGCCGCCGAAATTCTCGGCATTCCCGAGAAGGTCGATCCCTACGAGTGGGAGGGCAAGGGCGAGCTGACCGCCGCTTTCCAGGACCTCCACGCCATCTCCGACAGCTTCGACATCTGCAAGTTCAACGCCTTCGCGGAGGGTATCGAGGAGTACGTCTCCCAGTACAACGGCATGACCGGCCTCGACGTGAGCGAGGACGAACTCATGGAGGCCGGCGAGCGCATCTACAACCTCGAGCGCTACTACAACAACCTCGCCGGCTTCGATGGCGCGGACGACTCCCTGCCGGACCGGTTCCTCGAGGACGGCATCCGCGGCCAGGGTGCCAGCGAGGGCGAGTACTGCGAACTCGAGGAGATGAAAGAAGAGTACTACGAGCACCGCGGCTGGGTCGACGGCGTCGTTCCCGACGAGAAACTCGACGAACTGGGCATCGACATGGGCCCCGGCACCGGCGTCTCGGCGGGCGACTCGCCGGCTCCGGCCGACGACTGA
- a CDS encoding pyruvoyl-dependent arginine decarboxylase: MSTIRVVWGSATASTEMASYDAALADAGVENYNLVTVSSVIPATADVEAVGTAPDLGPAGERLTVVQARATVRSEGRASAALAWAQSDSGNGPGLFYENAGEADPESVESRVLEGLAGGQTLREWVFDEPETRIETVRGEPDGYATAVVLAAYGESEPIC; encoded by the coding sequence ATGAGCACGATTCGCGTCGTCTGGGGATCGGCGACCGCCTCGACGGAGATGGCCTCCTACGACGCCGCCCTGGCCGACGCTGGCGTCGAAAACTACAACCTCGTGACGGTCTCGTCGGTGATTCCCGCAACCGCCGACGTCGAGGCGGTCGGCACGGCGCCCGACCTCGGTCCCGCCGGGGAACGACTCACCGTAGTACAGGCTCGAGCCACCGTTCGCAGCGAGGGACGCGCCAGCGCCGCGCTCGCGTGGGCCCAGTCCGATTCGGGGAACGGTCCCGGTCTGTTCTACGAGAACGCAGGCGAAGCCGACCCGGAATCCGTCGAATCCCGGGTACTCGAGGGCCTGGCGGGCGGACAGACCCTGCGCGAGTGGGTGTTCGACGAACCCGAGACGCGAATCGAGACGGTTCGGGGGGAACCGGACGGCTACGCGACGGCCGTGGTGCTGGCGGCGTACGGCGAGAGCGAGCCGATCTGCTAG
- the pan2 gene encoding proteasome-activating nucleotidase Pan2, whose amino-acid sequence MSRSPSLPDTPSREIDPDLSDEERLEALHDHFLQLTAASEQLSEQLGAARDRRTRLKEQVDRTKRENEVLKSSSLYLATVEDHLGDEVIVKQHGNNQEVLTEIGPDFAEELEYGDRVAVNDSFGIQRILSAETDARAQTMEITEKPDVSYDDIGGIDDQVREVREAVEQPLAQPELFENVGIEPPSGVLLYGPPGTGKTMLAKAVATQTDATFIKMAGSELVRKFIGEGSRLVRDLFEMAREREPAVIFIDEIDAIAATRTESKTSGDAEVQRTMMQLLSEMDGFDERGDIRIIAATNRFDMLDDAILRPGRFDRLIEVPEPDGEGRQQIFEIHTRTMNVHDEVDFEDLAEQTVGFTGAEIESVATEAGMFAIRDERTTVGQSDFEAALEKIEAGDREVVTSANYFFD is encoded by the coding sequence ATGTCTCGAAGTCCCTCGCTCCCCGACACACCGAGTCGGGAGATCGATCCCGATCTCTCGGACGAAGAACGGCTCGAAGCGCTCCACGACCACTTTCTACAGCTGACAGCGGCCAGCGAGCAGCTGTCAGAGCAACTCGGCGCCGCCCGCGACCGGCGAACACGCCTCAAGGAACAGGTCGACCGTACCAAACGCGAAAACGAGGTCCTCAAGAGTTCGTCGCTGTACCTCGCGACCGTCGAGGACCACCTGGGCGACGAGGTCATCGTCAAGCAACACGGGAATAACCAGGAGGTACTCACCGAAATCGGTCCCGACTTCGCCGAGGAACTCGAGTACGGTGACCGCGTCGCCGTCAACGATTCCTTCGGTATCCAGCGGATCCTCTCGGCGGAGACGGACGCCCGCGCGCAGACGATGGAGATTACGGAAAAACCCGACGTCAGCTACGACGACATCGGGGGGATCGACGACCAGGTTCGCGAAGTCAGGGAGGCCGTCGAGCAACCGCTCGCCCAGCCCGAACTCTTCGAGAACGTGGGGATCGAACCGCCGAGTGGCGTCCTGCTCTACGGGCCGCCGGGCACGGGGAAGACGATGCTCGCCAAAGCCGTCGCCACCCAGACCGACGCCACATTCATCAAGATGGCCGGCTCCGAACTCGTCCGCAAGTTCATCGGTGAGGGGTCCCGCCTGGTTCGAGACCTCTTCGAGATGGCCCGCGAGCGCGAACCCGCCGTCATCTTCATCGACGAGATCGACGCCATCGCCGCCACGCGTACCGAGTCGAAGACCTCCGGCGACGCCGAGGTCCAGCGAACGATGATGCAGCTCCTGAGCGAGATGGACGGCTTCGACGAGCGCGGTGACATCCGCATCATCGCCGCGACGAACCGCTTCGACATGCTCGACGACGCAATTCTCCGCCCAGGTCGGTTCGACCGTCTCATCGAGGTCCCCGAACCCGATGGCGAGGGACGACAGCAGATCTTCGAGATCCACACGCGGACCATGAACGTCCACGACGAGGTCGACTTCGAGGACCTCGCCGAACAGACGGTCGGGTTCACGGGCGCGGAAATCGAATCCGTCGCTACCGAGGCCGGGATGTTCGCCATCCGCGACGAGCGGACGACCGTCGGGCAATCGGACTTCGAGGCCGCCCTCGAGAAGATCGAGGCCGGTGATCGGGAAGTCGTCACGTCGGCGAACTACTTCTTCGACTGA
- a CDS encoding DUF7522 family protein, giving the protein MATGLLTDETADQIVTTCRTAVGDSLRSVTYFTRDDFEQLYLRDDLERDADLTSFIGHEWRGFKTAQTAYEGSELGDYEYTIRVFENGFLIRVTTDREGVFATTDGLTVKDFEEVATGLESFLGERNRE; this is encoded by the coding sequence ATGGCCACGGGTCTGCTCACGGACGAAACGGCCGATCAGATCGTCACCACCTGTCGAACCGCTGTCGGCGACAGCCTCCGGTCGGTGACGTACTTCACCCGGGACGACTTCGAACAGCTGTACCTCCGCGACGACCTCGAGCGCGACGCCGACCTCACGAGCTTCATCGGTCACGAGTGGCGCGGCTTCAAGACCGCCCAGACCGCTTACGAGGGCTCCGAACTGGGCGACTACGAGTACACCATCCGCGTATTCGAAAACGGGTTTCTCATCCGCGTGACGACCGATCGGGAGGGCGTCTTCGCGACGACCGACGGGCTGACAGTCAAGGACTTCGAAGAAGTCGCAACCGGGCTCGAGTCGTTCCTGGGCGAGCGCAATCGCGAGTAA
- a CDS encoding DUF5813 family protein, which translates to MTKLPTAVADALEAHEAFSPVDDATYALETTVFEARVSATAAEGPRDGSITVTVRLPTLDAATADRVAPVVEDGWFETFERRLADVFTVAETGTHDAPRIDRDDGVVTVTLEYVAWDAREGIDDAKALIEYVEGTYAQGIIPGYEYEGPAATLVENAQTAGERAAEGAAGDHGDEYDSPF; encoded by the coding sequence ATGACGAAGCTACCGACGGCCGTCGCCGACGCACTCGAGGCGCACGAGGCGTTCTCGCCGGTCGACGACGCGACGTACGCGCTCGAGACCACGGTCTTCGAGGCGCGCGTGAGCGCAACTGCCGCCGAGGGGCCGCGAGACGGCTCGATTACCGTTACCGTCCGATTGCCGACGCTCGACGCGGCGACCGCCGACCGCGTCGCCCCGGTGGTCGAAGACGGCTGGTTCGAGACGTTCGAGCGTCGACTCGCGGACGTGTTCACGGTCGCCGAAACCGGCACGCACGACGCGCCGCGGATCGATCGCGACGACGGAGTCGTGACGGTCACCCTCGAGTACGTCGCCTGGGATGCCAGAGAGGGGATCGACGACGCCAAAGCGCTGATCGAGTACGTCGAGGGAACCTACGCGCAGGGGATCATTCCAGGCTACGAGTACGAGGGGCCCGCGGCAACGCTAGTCGAGAACGCCCAGACCGCGGGAGAGCGGGCTGCCGAAGGCGCTGCTGGCGACCACGGCGACGAGTACGACAGCCCGTTTTAA
- a CDS encoding Lrp/AsnC ligand binding domain-containing protein, with protein sequence MVHAFIMVKTAAGKSEGLLAGIRDLESVSDAHIVAGNYDIIAEVDADEVYGVLKAASGDIQSLDGVSDTKTYIAMD encoded by the coding sequence ATGGTTCACGCGTTCATCATGGTGAAGACCGCTGCCGGCAAATCCGAAGGACTCCTGGCGGGCATCCGCGACCTCGAGAGCGTTTCGGACGCTCACATCGTCGCCGGCAATTACGACATCATCGCCGAGGTCGACGCCGACGAGGTGTACGGCGTCCTGAAGGCGGCTTCGGGCGATATCCAGAGTCTCGACGGGGTTTCGGATACGAAGACCTACATCGCGATGGACTGA
- a CDS encoding heavy-metal-associated domain-containing protein, with the protein MARTITVTGMSCGGCEDTVERALEDVDGVVEASADNESDAVTVEGDANVDAIVEAIENAGYGASA; encoded by the coding sequence ATGGCACGAACCATCACGGTAACTGGCATGAGCTGTGGCGGCTGCGAGGACACGGTCGAACGAGCGCTCGAGGACGTCGACGGCGTCGTCGAGGCGTCGGCGGACAACGAATCGGACGCCGTCACCGTCGAGGGTGACGCCAACGTCGACGCGATCGTCGAGGCGATCGAGAACGCCG